A genomic segment from Malus domestica chromosome 05, GDT2T_hap1 encodes:
- the LOC103428479 gene encoding protein DETOXIFICATION 40-like, which translates to MEYSSDNDLSEPMLVPKTSLQQIVSSELEDTLNNTEFSYFQRLRTATWLETKTLYRLAAPAVVVYLLNNVITMSTQIFCGHLGNLELAASSLGNIGIQVFAFGLMLGMGSAVETLCGQAYGAHKYEMLGIYMQRSTILLLATGIPLMIIYIFSKPLLLALGESASISAAAAVFVYGLIPQIFAYACNFPIQKFLQAQSIVFPSAYISAGALVVHIVLSWVVVYKLDWGLLGAALMLSFSWWIIVVAQFVYIVWTPRCKHTWRGFSIRAFSGLCRFFKLSAASAVMLCLETWYYQIIVLIAGLLQDAEIALDALSICMAITGWVFMVSVGFNAAASVRVGNELGAGHPKAAAFAVVMATSSSFLISVICAIIVLALRDVISYIFTEGETVSNAVSELSPYVATSIILNSIQLVLSGVAVGCGWQAFVAYVNVGCYYIVGIPLGCLLGFKFDFGAQGIWVGMIGGTFMQTVILMWVTFRTDWNKEVEKVRNRLDNWEDKEERSHEDLLIN; encoded by the exons ATGGAGTACTCAAGTGATAATGATCTCTCTGAGCCCATGTTAGTTCCCAAAACATCATTACAGCAGATAGTAAGCTCGGAACTGGAAGACACACTAAACAACACCGAGTTCTCATACTTCCAGCGTCTCCGAACGGCCACGTGGCTCGAGACGAAGACCCTGTATCGCCTGGCAGCTCCGGCGGTGGTGGTTTACTTGCTCAACAATGTTATAACCATGTCCACCCAAATCTTCTGTGGTCATCTTGGCAATCTTGAACTTGCTGCCTCATCTCTTGGCAACATTGGGATTCAAGTTTTCGCCTTTGGCCTCATG CTTGGTATGGGTAGTGCAGTGGAAACTCTATGTGGTCAAGCCTATGGAGCACATAAATATGAAATGCTGGGCATATACATGCAGAGATCAACAATCCTCCTCCTGGCAACTGGGATCCCACTTATGATAATTTACATCTTCTCCAAGCCCCTCTTGCTAGCCCTAGGTGAATCAGCCTCCATCTCAGCCGCAGCCGCGGTTTTCGTATACGGTCTGATCCCTCAAATATTTGCCTACGCTTGCAATTTCCCCATACAAAAATTCCTCCAAGCCCAGAGCATAGTGTTCCCTAGTGCCTACATCTCAGCAGGTGCACTTGTGGTGCACATAGTGTTAAGCTGGGTGGTGGTGTACAAACTGGATTGGGGTTTGCTGGGTGCGGCGTTGATGCTGAGTTTTTCATGGTGGATTATAGTGGTGGCACAGTTTGTGTACATTGTTTGGACTCCAAGGTGCAAGCATACATGGAGAGGTTTTAGCATTAGGGCATTTTCCGGTCTTTGCAGATTTTTTAAGTTGTCTGCAGCATCGGCCGTAATGTTATGCCTTGAGACTTGGTATTATCAAATTATAGTTTTGATTGCTGGGTTGCTTCAAGATGCTGAAATTGCCTTGGACGCCCTCTCTATCTG CATGGCCATAACTGGATGGGTGTTCATGGTTTCTGTGGGGTTCAATGCTGCTGCAAG TGTGAGGGTCGGGAATGAGCTTGGGGCTGGGCATCCAAAAGCGGCTGCATTTGCAGTTGTGATGGCAACTTCAAGCTCCTTCCTCATCTCGGTGATCTGTGCCATAATTGTACTTGCATTGCGAGATGTCATAAGTTACATTTTCACTGAGGGGGAAACAGTCTCTAATGCAGTCTCAGAACTTTCTCCTTATGTTGCAACATCTATCATTCTCAACAGTATTCAACTTGTTTTGTCAG GGGTGGCCGTTGGGTGTGGATGGCAAGCATTTGTAGCATATGTTAACGTGGGATGCTACTACATCGTTGGCATTCCATTGGGTTGCCTTCTTGGCTTCAAGTTCGACTTTGGAGCTCAG gGAATATGGGTTGGGATGATAGGAGGTACTTTTATGCAAACTGTTATCTTAATGTGGGTCACATTTCGGACTGACTGGAACAAAGAG GTTGAAAAGGTGAGGAATCGTTTGGACAATTGGGAAGACAAAGAGGAGCGTTCTCATGAGGATCTTCTGATTAATTAG